A region of Epinephelus moara isolate mb chromosome 15, YSFRI_EMoa_1.0, whole genome shotgun sequence DNA encodes the following proteins:
- the lancl1 gene encoding glutathione S-transferase LANCL1: MDTRALRNPYHDYDGTPASTQGLFDSQGKLTSEFAQRLSSKVSELLAVMENGLKSADPRDCTSYTGWAGIALLYLHLHNVYNDSTLLQRALEYVSRSLKCLTRRHDVTFLCGDAGPLAIAAAVYHRLQRVHETEECINRLLQMHQHVVTGAGGLPDEMLYGRMGYLYALVFINQQLGQDRIPLQYIQQISEAVLVSGDNLSKRLRFQNHSPLMYEWYQEQYVGAAHGLAGIYYFLMQPGFVGTEEYVHRLVKPSVDHVCRLKFPTGNYPPCIGDDRDLLVHWCHGAPGVVYMLLQAYKVFGVSQYLEDALQCGEVVWRYGLLKKGYGLCHGAAGNAYTFLALYRLTQDPKYLYRACIFADWCMNYGKHGCRTPDTPFSLFEGMAGTIYFLADLLQPMKSRFPAFEV; the protein is encoded by the exons ATGGACACAAGAGCCTTGAGGAATCCTTATCACGACTATGATGGGACCCCTGCGTCCACACAGGGGTTGTTTGACTCCCAGGGAAAG CTCACATCAGAGTTTGCCCAGCGGCTGAGCAGCAAGGTCAGCGAGCTTTTAGCTGTCATGGAGAATGGGCTGAAGTCTGCTGACCCAAGAGATTGCACCAGTTACACCGGCTGGGCAG GCATTGCTCTGCTCTACCTGCACCTCCATAACGTGTACAACGACTCCACCCTCCTTCAGAGAGCTCTGGAATATGTCAGCCGCAGTCTGAAGTGTTTGACCCGACGCCATGACGTCACCTTTCTGTGCGGGGATGCGGGGCCCCTGGCTATAGCCGCTGCGGTGTACCATCGCCTGCAGAGGGTGCACGAGACAGAGGAGTGCATCAACAG ACTGCTGCAGATGCACCAGCATGTGGTGACAGGTGCGGGCGGGCTTCCTGATGAGATGCTTTACGGGCGGATGGGTTACCTCTACGCCCTCGTCTTCATCAACCAGCAGCTCGGGCAGGACAGGATCCCGCTGCAGTACATCCAGCAG ATCAGTGAGGCCGTGCTGGTGTCAGGCGACAACCTCAGCAAGAGGTTGAGGTTCCAGAACCACAGCCCTCTGATGTACGAGTGGTACCAGGAGCAGTACGTCGGCGCCGCCCACGGCCTGGCTGGCATCTACTACTTTCTCATGCAG CCAGGATTTGTCGGTACTGAGGAGTACGTCCACAGGCTGGTGAAGCCCAGCGTCGACCACGTCTGCCGTCTCAAGTTCCCCACAGGAAACTACCCCCCCTGCATCGGCGACGATCGGGACCTGCTGGTGCACTGGTGCCACGGGGCGCCGGGGGTGGTCTACATGCTCCTGCAGGCGTACAAG GTGTTTGGAGTGTCCCAGTACCTGGAGGACGCCCTGCAGTGCGGAGAGGTGGTGTGGCGTTACGGCTTGCTGAAGAAGGGCTACGGGCTGTGTCACGGTGCGGCGGGGAACGCCTACACCTTCCTGGCTCTCTACCGGCTAACGCAGGACCCCAAGTACCTGTACAGAGCCTGCATT tttGCCGACTGGTGCATGAACTATGGCAAACATGGATGCCGAACACCAGACACTCCCTTCTCACTTTTTGAAG gCATGGCCGGCACCATCTACTTCCTGGCCGACCTCCTACAGCCGATGAAATCGAGGTTCCCAGCCTTTGAGGTGTAG
- the LOC126401746 gene encoding LOW QUALITY PROTEIN: myosin light chain 3, skeletal muscle isoform-like (The sequence of the model RefSeq protein was modified relative to this genomic sequence to represent the inferred CDS: deleted 1 base in 1 codon) yields MAQDHSVLGLQLLFSFFPLLQLLLSKMTEFSADQIEDFKEAFGLFDRVGDSQVAFNQVADIMRALGQNPTNKDVNKILGNPTAEDMANKRLNFDAFLPMLKQVDALPKGTYDDYVEGLRVFDKEGNGTVMGAELRIVLSTLGEKMNETEIDALMAGQEDENGSVHYEAFVKHIMSV; encoded by the exons ATGGCTCAGGACCACTCTGTCTTGGGACTTCAGCTTCTCTTCTCC TTCTTTCCgctcctccagctccttctcTCCAAAATG ACCGAGTTCTCAGCGGACCAGATTGAGG ATTTCAAGGAGGCTTTTGGCCTCTTTGACAGAGTCGGTGACAGCCAGGTGGCCTTCAACCAGGTGGCTGATATCATGCGCGCTCTGGGCCAGAACCCCACCAACAAGGATGTTAACAAGATCCTGGGCAACCCCACCGCAGAAG ACATGGCCAACAAGAGGCTCAACTTCGACGCTTTCCTTCCCATGCTGAAGCAGGTCGACGCCCTCCCCAAGGGTACCTATGATGACTACGTTGAGGGTCTGCGCGTCTTCGACAAGGAGGGCAACGGCACAGTCATGGGCGCTGAGCTGCGCATCGTGCTGTCCACCCTGG GAGAGAAGATGAATGAGACAGAGATTGATGCTCTTATGGCCGGCCAGGAGGACGAGAACGGCAGTGTGCACTATGAGG CTTTCGTCAAGCACATCATGTCTGTGTAA
- the acadl gene encoding long-chain specific acyl-CoA dehydrogenase, mitochondrial, whose amino-acid sequence MFLKHVSKTCLLGLRNVSGRGQVLFVAAARLQHSQAQDHGQPAPSTRLETSSAKTLMDIGTRRIFNEDHDIYRQSVRRFFQDEVAPHHKEWEKAGQVSREVWEKAGEQGMLGVLIPEEHGGIGADVFSAAVVWEEQMYSNCSGPGYVLHSDIVMPYISNYGSKEQIERFIPDMTAGKCIGAIAMTEPGAGSDLQGVKTYAKKDGSDWILNGNKVFITNGWMADLVVVVAVTNREAKSAAHGISLFLVENGMKGFQKGRKLEKIGLKAQDTAELFFEDVRLPASALLGGLNKGFYYLMNELPQERLAIAGMAIASCEFMFEETRNYVMQRKAFGKTIAHLQTVQHKLAELKTEICVGRSFIDNCLQLHAEKRLDAATASMAKFWASDLQNKVATQCLQLHGGWGYMWEYPIAKAFVDSRIQPIYGGTNEIMKELIARTIVSQK is encoded by the exons ATGTTTCTTAAACATGTCAGCAAAACTTGTCTTTTGGGACTGAGAAATGTCTCTGGGCGAGGACAGGTGCTCTTTGTGGCTGCTGCAAG GCTACAGCACAGTCAAGCCCAGGATCACGGGCAGCCTGCCCCATCAACCCGTCTAGAAACCTCCAGTGCCAAGACCTTGATGGACATCGGGACCCGCCGGATCTTTAACGAGGACCATGATATCTACAGACAAAGCGTCCGGCGCTTCTTTCAAGATGAAGTGGCTCCACACCACAAGGA GTGGGAGAAGGCAGGTCAGGTGAGCAGGGAGGTGTGGGAGAAGGCTGGTGAGCAAGGGATGCTAGGAGTATTGATACCAGAGGAGCACGGTGGCATCGGAGCAGACGTGTTTTCTGCAGCTGTCGTGTGGGAGGAGCA AATGTACTCCAACTGCTCAGGGCCGGGTTATGTCCTGCACTCCGACATCGTCATGCCCTACATCTCCAACTATGGTAGCAAGGAACAGATTGAACGCTTCATCCCTGACATGACTGCTGGGAAATGCATCGGCGCTATTGCCATGACGGAGCCGGGAGCAGGCAG TGATCTTCAAGGTGTGAAGACGTACGCCAAGAAGGATGGCAGCGACTGGATCCTCAATGGCAACAAG GTGTTCATCACAAACGGTTGGATGGCTGACTTAGTGGTGGTTGTGGCTGTGACTAACCGTGAGGCGAAGTCAGCGGCACATGGCATCAGTCTGTTTCTAGTGGAGAATGGCATGAAGGGCTTCCAAAAAGGACGCAAGCTGGAGAAGATCGGTCTGAAGGCCCAG GACACAGCTGAACTGTTTTTTGAGGATGTGCGACTCCCAGCTAGCGCCCTCCTGGGGGGACTCAACAAGGGTTTCTACTACCTGATGAACGAACTGCCTCAG GAGCGTCTGGCGATTGCTGGCATGGCCATTGCGAGCTGCGAGTTCATGTTTGAGGAAACCAGGAACTACGTGATGCAGAGGAAAGCTTTCGGCAAGACGATCGCTCATCTCCAG ACTGTTCAACACAAGCTGGCAGAGTTGAAGACTGAGATCTGTGTGGGCCGATCCTTCATAGATAACTGCCTTCAGCTCCACGCTGAGAAACGCCTGGATGCCGCAACAGCTTCCATGGCCAAGTtctg GGCTTCTGACCTCCAGAATAAGGTGGCCACTCAGTGCCTGCAGCTCCACGGAGGCTGGGGCTACATGTGGGAATACCCCATTGCCAA GgcgtttgtggactcccgtatTCAGCCTATCTACGGAGGCACCAACGAGATCATGAAAGAGCTCATCGCCCGCACCATCGTCAGCCAGAAGTGA